TCTCCCTGCCGCGCTCGAGCCAGCAGCAGAGCCAGACCGGCACCCCGGTCCCGCGCAGCCAGCTGCAGCCCGGCGACCTGGTGTTCTACTACTCGCCGGTTTCGCACGTGGGCATGTACATCGGCAACGGGATGATGGTGCACGCGCCGACCACCGGCGACGTCGTCAAGATCTCGCCGCTGCAGAGCCAGTACGTGGGTGCGCGCCGGGTCGCCTGACCGGACGTTCTCGCTTTCCCCGGGGCGGTGCCGCACACGCGGTGCCGCCCCGGTTTTTTTGGTGAGGGCCGTGAGCTGGTTCGCGGTGGGGAATGCTCGCGATGACCACGGGCGCTGCGGTGGCGATCGGCCGGTGCGAAGCCAATACGCAGGTGAGCGGCGAGGCGAGATGCGGGTTTCGCGCGCCGGCCCGGGTGTGCTCGCTTCACCGGGACGATCCCCGGCGACCGCTCGTCGGTAGCCTGCGGGGGTGCTGAGGACCCTGCTCGTGACGAACGACTTCCCGCCGCGCCCCGGGGGCATCCAGAATTACCTCAATTCGCTGGCCACCCGGCTGCCCGCGGACGACCTGGTCGTCTACGCGCCTTCGTGGGAACGCAGCAGCGGCTCGCACACCGAGTTCGACGCGGCGGCTCCGTTCGAAGTGGTGCGCCATCCGACGTCGCTGATGCTGCCCACGCCGGACGTCCTGCGCCGCGCGAAGCAGATCATGATGGCCCGCGACTGCGAGGCCGTCTGGTTCGGCGCGGCCGCCCCGCTCGCCTTGCTGGGGCACCCGCTGCGGCAGGCTGGCGCGCGCAGGATCGTCGCGTCCACGCACGGGCACGAAGTCGGCTGGTCGATGCTGCCCGGCTCGCGGCAAGCACTGCGGCGGATCGGCGAAACAGTCGACGTCGTCACGTACGTCAGCAAGTACACGCGCAACCGGTTCGCCGCCGCGTTCGGGCGGCATGCGGGGCTGGAAATGCTGCCCAGCGGGGTCGACACCACGGTTTTCGCGCCGGACCCGGCTGGGCGGGAGGAAATCCGCGCTCGGCACGGGCTCGGCGACCGGCCGACGGTCGTCTGCGTTTCGCGGCTCGTTCCGCGCAAGGGCCAGGACATGCTGATCTCCGCGCTGCCCGCGATCCGCGAGCGCGTGCCCGGTGCGGCGCTGCTGCTCGTCGGGGGCGGTCCGTATCGCAAGCGGCTCACGCAGCTGGCCGCGGCGCTCGGCGTCGCCGACGACGTGGTTTTCACCGGCTCGGTGCCCTGGGACGAACTGCCCGCGCACTACAACGCTGGCGACGTCTTCGCGATGCCTGCCCGCACGCGCGGCAAGGGGCTCGACGTGGAGGGCCTCGGCATCGTCTACCTGGAAGCGTCCGCGACCGGGCTGCCGGTGGTCGCGGGCACGTCCGGCGGGGCGCCGGAGGCGGTGCTGGACGAGGTGACCGGCCACGTGGTCGACGGCCGCGACCCGGGGCAGCTCGCCGAAACCTTGTCGGCCCTGCTGTCCGACCCGGTCCGCGCCCGCAGGATGGGCGAGGCGGGCCGTTCGTGGGTCGCCGCGAACTGGCGCTGGGACACGATGGCGCAGCGCCTCTCGACGCTCCTGGACGGCGACCCGGTGGCGGCGGTGCGCTGAACCCGCCTCAGGGTTCGTAAATCGCCGGGTGGCGCGGGTCGTCCACGCGGACCACGACGTCCGCGAGGGCGCTGGGATCGACTTCGTTTTCGTAGCGCTCGTAAGCGGGCAGCGCCCATTCGTCGGAGACGCGACGGCGCAATGCCCCCGGCGAAAGCCACAAATGCACCACGAAATCGAACGCCAATCCCGCGCCCAGCAAGAATTCCCCGTCGACCAGGACGACGCCTCGCTCCGGCACCGGGACGCGCGGCAGGCGGGTCGCCCGGTCACGTTCGGCGTCCCACAGCGCGGGCAGCACTTCGCCGCTTCCGTCGTCGGCGAGCGGGTCGAGGACTTCCCGGCGCAGACCGCCTGAATCGAGCCAATCGGTATACCGCGCGTCCGGGTTTTGTTTGCCGTGCTCGAAACGGAGTGACGCTGGTCGCAAAAAACCCGCGGCGGGCACGTGCAGCGCGGCGCGGCCGAGGAGCTTCAGCGGGCCGGTCAGCGCCTCGGCGAGCGGGCCCGTTCCGGCCGCTCCGTCGATCGCGACCGCGATTCGTCGGCGGTGGGTGAGCGCGTCGACGCGCTCGGTCAGCTCGGCGGCGAGGGCGTCGGGGGAGATGGGGCGGTAGCGCACGATCGCATGATCCCGCACCGGTTTCCGTCGGTCCCCGATGCCATGATGGCGGCATGGCCAACGAGGAGGGCAAGACCGGGCGGAGTGGTTGGGAGACAGCGGTTTCCCGCACGATGCCGTACCCGGGCAGCCGGGTGTGGGAGTTCTTGGTGGGGGACGGGGTGGAGATCTGGCTCGGCCCGGGCGTCGAGCTGCCGCGCGAGCGCGGGGCCGGCTACGAGACCGAACACGGCACGACCGGCGAAATCCGCAGTTATGCCGACGACCGGTTGCGGCTCACCTGGCGTCCGGCGGACTGGGATCACGATTCCCTGCTGGAGCTCGAGGTCGCGGATCTCGGCAAGCGCAGCACGCTGAAGATCCGCCAGGAACAGCTCGCGGACGTGGCGGAAAAGGCCGAGCAGCGGGCATATTGGAAACAGGTGGTCGAGCGCGTCGAGGCGGCATTGGCCGAACGCTGACCGAACTGCACAGGGGGACCGAGCAGTGAGCGTCGACGAACAAACCGGGGAACTCCCGTTCGCGGACGAGGAACTCTGGCAGAGCACGCACGAATGGCTGGCGCGGCGGCGCGAATCCGGTGCGGTGTGCCCGATCGTCGCCCGGCACGGCATCCCGTCCTACCTGGTCAGCGGATACGAGCAGGCCCGCGAGCTGCTCAACGATCCGCGCGTCAGCAAGGACAGCACGGGCGTGGCGCGCGTGGTGGCGGCGAAGGTCGGCCAGGACGTCCAGGGGCCGGATTTCAGCACTCTGCTCACCCGGCACATGCTCAACAGCGATCCGCCGGTCCACACCCGGCTGCGCAAGCTGGTGAACAAGGCCTTCACCGCCCGCACCGTCTCCCGGCTGCGGCCGCGGATCCAGGAGATCGCCGACGAGCTGCTGGACGAGATGGCCCGGCACGAGCAGGTCGACCTGCTGCGGGAGTTCGCGGAGCCGTTGCCGATCACGGTGATCTGCGAGCTGCTCGGCGTGCGCGTCGAGGACCGCGACGCGTTCTCCGCCTGGTCGCACACGCTGCTGTCGTTCGCCGCGGACGAGGAATCCCAGGCCGCGGCGGCGACCGAGATGCAGACCTACCTGCTGCAACTGGTCGAGCGCAAACGCGCCGAACCGGCCGAAGACCTGCTCTCGGACCTCGTGCACGCCAGCGACGAAGGCGATTCGCTCGACCGGGACGAGCTGATCTCGATGGCGTTCCTGCTGCTGATCGCCGGGCACGAAACCACGGTCAACCTGATCGCCAACGCCGTGTTCGCGTTGCTGCGCGCGCCCGATCAGGCGGAGAAACTGCGCGCCGACCCGAGCCTGCTGCCCGGCGCGGTCGAGGAGTTCCTCCGGTTCGACGGGCCGATCAACTTCGCGACCATGCGCTACACAGTCGAGGACATCGACGCGGGCGGCGTCACCATCCCGACCGACGAGTTCCTCAACATCTCCTTGCTGTCGGCCAACCGGGACCCGGAGAAATTCCCGGATCCGGACACGCTCGACGTCACGCGCCCGCCCGGCGGGCACCTCGCGTTCGGGCACGGCATCCACTACTGCGTCGGCGCGCCGCTGGCCCGGCTGGAGGCGCAGATCGCGATCGGCTCGCTCCTGGAGCGGTTCCCGAAGCTGAGCCTGGCCGTGCCCGCCGAAAGCGTCGTCTACCGGCCGAGTTCGCTGGTGCACGGCCTGCTGGCGCTGCCGGTGCGGCCGAACGGGGTGTAGCGGCTCTCACTGCGGGCCCGCCCGCCGCCCGGTTAGGGTCGGCGGGTGGAATCCAGTGCTGCTGACCTCCTCGCCCTCGACGCCGCACACGTGTGGCATCCCTACGCGCCGATGCCGAGCCGCGTGCCGCCCCTGCTCGTGGAAGAGGCGAGCGGGGTGCGGTTGAAGCTCGCCGACGGACGGGAACTGGTCGACGGCATGTCGTCCTGGTGGGCGGCGGTGCACGGCTACCGCAACCCGGTGCTCGACGCCGCGCTCGCGGAGCAGGCCGGGCGGATGAGCCACGTGATGTTCGGCGGGCTGACCCACGAACCGGCGATCACGCTCGCGAAGACGCTGGTCGAGATGACCCCGGACGGGCTCGAGCACGTGTTCCTGTGCGATTCGGGCTCGGTTTCGGTCGAGGTCGCGGTGAAAATGTGCCTGCAGTACCAGCGATCCCGAGGACTGCCGGGCAAACACCGGCTGCTCACCTGGCGCGGCGGCTACCACGGCGACACGTTCACGCCGATGAGCGTCTGCGATCCGGACGGCGGCATGCATTCGCTGTGGCGCGGCGTGCTGCCGGAGCAGGTTTTCGTGCCGGCCCCGCCTTCCGGCTTCGATACCCCGGTCGATGAGTCCTATGTGGACGAACTGGCGAAGGCGCTCGAGCAGCACGCGGACGAACTGGCCGCGGTGATCGTGGAACCGGTCGTGCAGAACGCGGGCGGCATGCGATTCCACCATCCCGGGTATCTGCGCGCGTTGCGCGAGCTGACCCGGGAACACGACGTGCTGCTGGTGTTCGACGAGATCGCGACCGGATTCGGCCGTACCGGCAAGCTTTTCGCGGCCGAGCACGCTGGCGTGACGCCTGACGTGCTGTGCGTCGGCAAGGCGCTCACCGGCGGCTACCTCACGATGGCCGCCGCGTTGTGCACTCCCGAAGTCGCCGACGGCATCGCGCGCGGCGAGCTTCCCGTCCTCGCGCACGGCCCGACGTTCATGGGAAATCCGCTGGCCTCGGCGGTCGCCAATGCTTCGCTCGGGTTGCTGGCCGAAGGCCGATGGCAGACCGATGTCTCTCGCATCGAAACCGCGCTGCGGCAAGGACTTGAACCGGCTCGCGAGCTGCCGCACGTCGTGGACGTGCGGGCGCTGGGCGCGATTGGGGTGCTGCAGCTGGATCACGAGGTGGACATGAGGGTCGCGACCGAGGTGGTGACGGCCGAAGGCGTGTGGCTGCGTCCGTTCCGGAATCTGATCTACACGATGCCGCCGTACGTCAGCACCGACGACGACCTGGCGGTGATCATGTCGGCGATGCGGGCCGCCGCGGCGAAGGCCTGAGGTTACTTCGGGTTTGGCGTGGCTGCCGGTAGTGGATCTTGGCTGGTCACGCAACCCGATCGTGGGTTATTCGACAAAGATCCACTCCGTAGGGTGGGACATAGCGGACATTTCACGGGGATGCCGGTTTCCTGGTCGGCATGAGACGACTTGCCGTGCTTCGCCACGACGTGCCCGCCTCGCTCGTGGTTTTCCTCGTCGCGGTCCCGCTTTCGCTCGGGATCGCCCTCGCCTCCGGCGCCCCGATCGTCGCGGGGCTGATCGCCGCCGTGGTCGGAGGGGTGGTCGCCGGTGCCCTCGGCGGCTCTCCGCTGCAGGTCAGCGGGCCCGCCGCCGGGCTGACCGTGCTGATGGCCGAAACGATCTCCACCTTCGGCTGGGCGGTCACCTGCCTGATCACCGTCCTCGCCGGGGCGCTGCAGATCCTGTTCGGCCTGAGCCGGGTCGCGCGGGCGGCGCTGGCCATCTCGCCGGCGATCGTGCACGGGATGCTCGCCGGGATCGGCGTCACGATCGTGCTCGGCCAGCTGCACGTGCTGTTGGGCGGAAAGGCGCAGAGTTCGGCGCTGGAGAACATCGCCCAGCTGCCCGCGCAGATCGCCGCCCACCACGACGCCGCCGCGCTGATCGGCGTCCTGACGCTGGCCATCCTGCTGGCCTGGCCCAAACTTCCTTCAGCGGTAAGGAAAATCCCCGGACCGCTGGCGGCCATCGCGGTCGCGACACTCGTGTCGGTGGCGGCCGGGATGACGCTGCCGCGCGTCGAACTGCCCGGCGACCTGCTGCAGATCCGGTTCACCCCGCAGCTGCCGGACGGCGGCTGGGGCCAGGTCGCGGTCGCGGTGCTCACGATCGCGCTGATCGCCAGCGTCGAGAGCCTGCTGTCCGCGGTCGCGGTCGACAAACTGCAGAACGGCCCGCGCGCCGACCTGAACCGCGAGTTGATCGGCCAGGGCGCGGCGAACATGGTGTCCGGCGCGCTCGGCGGACTGCCGGTGACCGGCGTGATCGTGCGCAGTTCCACCAACGTCGCGGCCGGGGCGCGCACGCGGGCCTCGGCGGTCCTGCACGGCGTGTGGGTGCTGGTGTTCGTGGTCGCGCTGGCCGGGGTGCTGAAGTCGATTCCGCTGGCCGCGCTCGCCGGGCTGCTCGTGCACGTCGGCGCGAAGCTGGTGAATCCCGGCCATCTGCGGCAGGTCCTGCGACACGGCGATCTGCCGCTTTACCTGGTGACCGTCGCCGGGGTCGTCGTGTTCGACCTGCTGACCGG
The nucleotide sequence above comes from Amycolatopsis sp. AA4. Encoded proteins:
- a CDS encoding SRPBCC domain-containing protein; translated protein: MANEEGKTGRSGWETAVSRTMPYPGSRVWEFLVGDGVEIWLGPGVELPRERGAGYETEHGTTGEIRSYADDRLRLTWRPADWDHDSLLELEVADLGKRSTLKIRQEQLADVAEKAEQRAYWKQVVERVEAALAER
- a CDS encoding bifunctional SulP family inorganic anion transporter/carbonic anhydrase, translated to MRRLAVLRHDVPASLVVFLVAVPLSLGIALASGAPIVAGLIAAVVGGVVAGALGGSPLQVSGPAAGLTVLMAETISTFGWAVTCLITVLAGALQILFGLSRVARAALAISPAIVHGMLAGIGVTIVLGQLHVLLGGKAQSSALENIAQLPAQIAAHHDAAALIGVLTLAILLAWPKLPSAVRKIPGPLAAIAVATLVSVAAGMTLPRVELPGDLLQIRFTPQLPDGGWGQVAVAVLTIALIASVESLLSAVAVDKLQNGPRADLNRELIGQGAANMVSGALGGLPVTGVIVRSSTNVAAGARTRASAVLHGVWVLVFVVALAGVLKSIPLAALAGLLVHVGAKLVNPGHLRQVLRHGDLPLYLVTVAGVVVFDLLTGVLAGIVLAVLLMLRRTVWSGVHAEHHGGEWRVIVEGVLTFLSVPRLTKVLGTIPAGSKVTLELVADYLDHAAFESLSAWQQAHERTGGTVVVDEIGHPWFAKGKEGRPTLRRTAAAGAMPRWLAPWSAWQAADVRVPGQRTHRGATEFQRRAAPLLKDVLSGLAHAQQPHTLFITCGDSRIVPNLITTSGPGDLFTIRNIGNLVPPEQADPSTNAAIEFAVGVLGVREIVVCGHSSCGAMGALASGPPADTALAKWLVHAEPSRKRAGAVTLDGERPEREPDRLALHNVLQQLTHLRQYPLVAEAEARGELALTGLYFDVGAAQVYLADPAKGEFVAAGAPATAPAG
- a CDS encoding uridine kinase, with translation MRYRPISPDALAAELTERVDALTHRRRIAVAIDGAAGTGPLAEALTGPLKLLGRAALHVPAAGFLRPASLRFEHGKQNPDARYTDWLDSGGLRREVLDPLADDGSGEVLPALWDAERDRATRLPRVPVPERGVVLVDGEFLLGAGLAFDFVVHLWLSPGALRRRVSDEWALPAYERYENEVDPSALADVVVRVDDPRHPAIYEP
- a CDS encoding adenosylmethionine--8-amino-7-oxononanoate transaminase, whose translation is MESSAADLLALDAAHVWHPYAPMPSRVPPLLVEEASGVRLKLADGRELVDGMSSWWAAVHGYRNPVLDAALAEQAGRMSHVMFGGLTHEPAITLAKTLVEMTPDGLEHVFLCDSGSVSVEVAVKMCLQYQRSRGLPGKHRLLTWRGGYHGDTFTPMSVCDPDGGMHSLWRGVLPEQVFVPAPPSGFDTPVDESYVDELAKALEQHADELAAVIVEPVVQNAGGMRFHHPGYLRALRELTREHDVLLVFDEIATGFGRTGKLFAAEHAGVTPDVLCVGKALTGGYLTMAAALCTPEVADGIARGELPVLAHGPTFMGNPLASAVANASLGLLAEGRWQTDVSRIETALRQGLEPARELPHVVDVRALGAIGVLQLDHEVDMRVATEVVTAEGVWLRPFRNLIYTMPPYVSTDDDLAVIMSAMRAAAAKA
- a CDS encoding cytochrome P450; translation: MSVDEQTGELPFADEELWQSTHEWLARRRESGAVCPIVARHGIPSYLVSGYEQARELLNDPRVSKDSTGVARVVAAKVGQDVQGPDFSTLLTRHMLNSDPPVHTRLRKLVNKAFTARTVSRLRPRIQEIADELLDEMARHEQVDLLREFAEPLPITVICELLGVRVEDRDAFSAWSHTLLSFAADEESQAAAATEMQTYLLQLVERKRAEPAEDLLSDLVHASDEGDSLDRDELISMAFLLLIAGHETTVNLIANAVFALLRAPDQAEKLRADPSLLPGAVEEFLRFDGPINFATMRYTVEDIDAGGVTIPTDEFLNISLLSANRDPEKFPDPDTLDVTRPPGGHLAFGHGIHYCVGAPLARLEAQIAIGSLLERFPKLSLAVPAESVVYRPSSLVHGLLALPVRPNGV
- a CDS encoding glycosyltransferase family 4 protein, with the protein product MLRTLLVTNDFPPRPGGIQNYLNSLATRLPADDLVVYAPSWERSSGSHTEFDAAAPFEVVRHPTSLMLPTPDVLRRAKQIMMARDCEAVWFGAAAPLALLGHPLRQAGARRIVASTHGHEVGWSMLPGSRQALRRIGETVDVVTYVSKYTRNRFAAAFGRHAGLEMLPSGVDTTVFAPDPAGREEIRARHGLGDRPTVVCVSRLVPRKGQDMLISALPAIRERVPGAALLLVGGGPYRKRLTQLAAALGVADDVVFTGSVPWDELPAHYNAGDVFAMPARTRGKGLDVEGLGIVYLEASATGLPVVAGTSGGAPEAVLDEVTGHVVDGRDPGQLAETLSALLSDPVRARRMGEAGRSWVAANWRWDTMAQRLSTLLDGDPVAAVR